A window of Hymenobacter siberiensis genomic DNA:
TGGCGAGGAGCGGCCATGGAGCCGGCGGCCAATCATTGGCCGCCGGCTCTCGCTGGCGGTTGGCTCTACTCGTTGCGCTTGATGTCGATTTCGCGCTGCCGGCCATCCGGATTCAGGAACGGAATACGGACCCGCAGCTCCTGGCCTTCGTGAATGGCGTCGATGCGGCCCACGTCGAGGTTGGCGGGCAGGTCCAGGGTCTGCACGAACAGTGGGGCGGCCAGCTTATCGTCGGGCTCGTGGCGGTACTCGCCAAATACGGTGAGCTTCTGCTGGTTGAGCACTACGCGAAAGCTGTCGGCGGTTACGGTGGGCATGGCCACGCGCACAATCACGCCTTTCGGGTGCTGGTCTACGCGGAGCTGCGGCTGGGCCACCCCACCACCAATGGTGTTGAGCAGGTCAAGCTGAGGGGCAATGCTATGGATGAATTTCGAGCTGATAAGTTTCATGGCAAGGGGCCGGCTTTAGAGCGGCTTCGGTCTTGCTATTACAAATGATGTACCAATCTGAATCAGGGCTTATCTGTGCTGAATATCAGTCACATTGGCGGTGTTTTCAGGGAACCTTTTTGATTTCCGCCAAGCTGGCTGGAAGTAGGGTTCTTGTCTGAATTTCCGGACGAAATGGCGCAATTATGCTACCTGCCCGGTAGTTGGCGGCTTAAAACCTACTTGTCAGACCAAAGTGAATTTTGGAGGATTTTAGCTCAAATACCTGATTGTTAGCCCGGCCTACCGAGTACACGAATTGGAACAAACCCGCCGCCGTGCGAAAGCTCAGGCCCGCACCCACGCCGGTGGGCTGGTCATTGAACCGGTCATTGTCGATATCGTGGCGCAGGTAGGCCTGGTCGGCAAACAGAAACGCGTAGGAATCCGGTCCGATGAACTGCCGGAACTCGGCCGTAGCCACGGCATAGGAACTGGTGTAAAACTGGTTCTCATTAAAGCCGCGCAACGAATTCAGCCCGCCCAGCCGGAACAGGTCGTTGACAAAAAGGCGCGAATTGAGCAGGCCCTCGCCCCGCAGGCGCAGTAGCAGCACGCCCGCCCGCTTCACGGGGAAGTAACGCTCGGCGCGCAGCCCGAACGAGTACTGTGTGGAGCTAAGCGGGATGCCCGCGTACAGCTCGGGCCGCAGCTGGGCGTTTTTGGTGATGGTTTTGGTGCCCAATGCCGACTGCACATTCAGCAGGCTGCCCCGGTGCGGAAAAAACAGGTCGTCGAGGTTAGCCCAGGCGTAGGACAAGCCGTAGGAATTGTACTGCGAATCGAGGTTGGCGGGCAGTACGGTGGTGTCTTTCAGCGCATCAACAAACGAGGCCCGCTGCTCGGCAAAGAAGCTGATGCGGCCCGCCCGCGCCGTGGGGTAGGTAACCTGCACGCGGGGCCGGGTGGTGGTGAACGCCTCGTTTTGCTTGTAGAGGTTGAACGTGGCCGATACTTCGAGCGGCGTGCCGAAGAAATTGGGGTGCACGTACTGGGCATCGAGAAGCTGTGAAATAGCGTCGGTTTTGCGCCATTGCAGGCCCAACTGCTTGCCGCCGCCCTTGATGTTGCGTAGGTTGATGGTGACGTCGCCGGTGAACTGCACGCCCGTCTGGCTGGCGTTGGCGTTCGGCAAAATGCCCACAATGGCGTCGAACTGGTTGCTGGGCCGGTCGTCGAGCAGCAGGTACACCCGCGCCCGGCCCAGGGCAAAGCGCACTTCGGGCTCGGCGCGCAGCTTTAGGTAGGGCAGCTGGCGCAGCAGCTGGGCGGCGGCGGCCACGCGCTGCTGGCTGAAGGGCTGGCCGGGAAAAATCTGGAGGTATTTGGTCAGGAAGCGCTTCTTGGTCTTGCTGTTGCCCACAATCTGGAGCGAGTCGAACACCACCACGCGGCCCCGCTTCAGCACCACGCGGCCCGAAATGTCGTGTCCGTTCAGGTGAATGGAATCGAGGCCGACCGTGGCAAAGGGGAAGCCCTGGTTTTCGGCTTCGGTCAGGATACGCTCCTGCAGCTTCACCCAGTCTTCGGGCACGAAGGGCGTGCCTCGGAAAAACTTCTCGCGGTAGCCGGCGCGGGTCAGCAGGCCATCGCCGAGGTTGCCGTTGCGCAGGTAGGCCCAGCGGAACTGCTCGCCCACGTACAGGCGCACCCGCACGGTATCGCGGCTCCAGTGCAGCTCATCGGCCGAGGCCGTGAGGTAGGCATCGCCCTGCAGGCCCAGCACCAGCTCGCGCACTGCGCGCAGCACACTGAGGGAATCGGGCACGCTGGCCCGCACCTTGTAGCGGCGCAGCACCGGCCGGTCGGCGGCTTCGGCCTCCAGCATCAGCAGGCGCGGGTGGGCCAGCACCCGGCGCGTGGCGGCGGCCGAGGCCGGCGTGGCGCGGGGCGGCAGGGTAGGGGTGGCCAGGCCGGGCTGGTTGGGCACGTTGGGGTCGAGGCTGGGCGTTTGGGCGTGGGCGGCCGGGCTGGTCAGGCCAGCCAGCAGCAGCGTCAGTACCCAAAAGCGCAGTAGAACCCTCATCATTCGGAAGCACAACGCGAAAGCCAGCGTTTAATTTCCCGAAGGTAGCCCCCCGGATAAAGTTGCGCTCTGTCGTGCGGTCAGGCGGTATCTTTGTGGTCTGGGCGGGCATCTCTGCATACAAATCGGGTTCACTGTTATACTCGTCACGAAGTAGCTTGCGAAAAGCGAAGTAGGGTGCGGGGCCTGCCCCCGCCCGTCGTTCGCACTGTTTCAACGATACCGTTCAACGACGGGCGGGGGCAGGCCCCGCACCCTACTTCGAGACGAGTATAACTGCTCATTGTTAACTGAAAACATGGCCGGTCTCTATCTCCACATCCCCTTCTGCAAGCAGGCCTGCCACTACTGCGACTTCCACTTCAGCACTTCGCTGGGGCTGAAAAGCCGTCTGGTCGAGGCCATCGTGCGGGAAATTGAGCTGCGGCGCGACTATCTCGGCGCGGGCGTGGCGTTAGAAACCATCTACTTCGGCGGCGGCACGCCTTCCCTGCTCACGGCCGATGAGCTGGCGCAGATTTTTGCGGCCATTCACCACCACTTTGCGGTCTCGCCGCAGGCCGAAATTACCCTCGAAGCCAATCCCGACGACCTCAGCGCCGCCAAGCTGCGCGAGCTGAGCCAGGCCGGTATCAACCGGCTCAGCATCGGCCTGCAAAGCTTCTACGAGCCGCACCTGCGGATGATGAACCGCGCCCACACCGCCGAGGAATCCACCACCGCCGTGCGCCGCGCTCAGGATGCGGGCTTCGAGAATATCTCCATCGACCTGATATACGGGGTGCCCGCGCCCGGCCATCACATCTGGGAAGCCGATTTGGCCAATGCCTTTGCGCTGGGGGTGCCGCACGTTTCGGCCTATGCGCTCACCATTGAGCCGGGCACGGCCTTTGGGCATCGGTTGCAGAAGGGCACTTTCAAGCCCGCGCCCGATGAGTTTGTGGCCACGCAGTTTGAAATGCTGCTGGCCGCCATGCGCGGCCACGGCTACACACAGTACGAAATCAGTAATTTCTGCCAGCCCGGCCGCGAGAGCCGCCACAATGCCAACTACTGGCGCGGGGTTCCCTACCTCGGCCTGGGCCCCAGCGCCCACAGCTACGACGGCCAGAACCGCCAGTTCACCCTCGCCAACAACCCGCAGTACGTGGCCGCCGTGCTCGAGCGCGGCGAAGTGCCCGTGACCCTCGACCAGCTCACCGCCACCGACCGCGCCAACGAGTACCTGCTCACCACCCTGCGCACCGCCCGGGGCTGCGACCTGGCCCACCTGCGCACCCACCACGGCCTCGACCTGCCCGCCACCCGCGCCACCTACCTCGCCGAGCTGCAAGCCAGCGGCTGGGCCACTATCCAAAACGAAGTGCTTACCTTGACCGATGCGGGCAAACTGCTGGCTGACCACATCACGCTGGAGCTGTTTCAGACCACGACCACCGATTAAGTGGATTTCAATGGATGAAACAGATTTTCCGGGGTTCCGTCCGACATGACCTGATGGCTTCGCTTTACATTTGCGCCGAACCACAAAAAACCTGTTTCATCCGTTGAAATCCACTCAATCTGTGGTCAAATCCATTTAATCTGTGGTCAAACTACTGAGCGACAGCATTGCCGACGACGCCGACTTCTTCGTGGAGCAGATTCACGTCGTGGCCATCGTCTTCGATAATACCGACGATGTGACCGTGTGGGCCACCACGTTTTTCGACAACGACACCCATTTCTTCCACCTCGCGCTGCCCTTCAAAGCCCTCGATACCCTTCTCAGCCTCGCTCACACCCGCGCCGAAGCCCTCCAGGAAGAAGTAGCCGACGCCCTGGCCACCGCCAACTGGCCCGCCCTGCTCGAATACAATTCCGACGACCAGCCGCCCGTGCCCCTGCCCAGCGTGGC
This region includes:
- a CDS encoding Hsp20/alpha crystallin family protein, whose translation is MKLISSKFIHSIAPQLDLLNTIGGGVAQPQLRVDQHPKGVIVRVAMPTVTADSFRVVLNQQKLTVFGEYRHEPDDKLAAPLFVQTLDLPANLDVGRIDAIHEGQELRVRIPFLNPDGRQREIDIKRNE
- a CDS encoding BamA/TamA family outer membrane protein, producing MMRVLLRFWVLTLLLAGLTSPAAHAQTPSLDPNVPNQPGLATPTLPPRATPASAAATRRVLAHPRLLMLEAEAADRPVLRRYKVRASVPDSLSVLRAVRELVLGLQGDAYLTASADELHWSRDTVRVRLYVGEQFRWAYLRNGNLGDGLLTRAGYREKFFRGTPFVPEDWVKLQERILTEAENQGFPFATVGLDSIHLNGHDISGRVVLKRGRVVVFDSLQIVGNSKTKKRFLTKYLQIFPGQPFSQQRVAAAAQLLRQLPYLKLRAEPEVRFALGRARVYLLLDDRPSNQFDAIVGILPNANASQTGVQFTGDVTINLRNIKGGGKQLGLQWRKTDAISQLLDAQYVHPNFFGTPLEVSATFNLYKQNEAFTTTRPRVQVTYPTARAGRISFFAEQRASFVDALKDTTVLPANLDSQYNSYGLSYAWANLDDLFFPHRGSLLNVQSALGTKTITKNAQLRPELYAGIPLSSTQYSFGLRAERYFPVKRAGVLLLRLRGEGLLNSRLFVNDLFRLGGLNSLRGFNENQFYTSSYAVATAEFRQFIGPDSYAFLFADQAYLRHDIDNDRFNDQPTGVGAGLSFRTAAGLFQFVYSVGRANNQVFELKSSKIHFGLTSRF
- the hemW gene encoding radical SAM family heme chaperone HemW is translated as MAGLYLHIPFCKQACHYCDFHFSTSLGLKSRLVEAIVREIELRRDYLGAGVALETIYFGGGTPSLLTADELAQIFAAIHHHFAVSPQAEITLEANPDDLSAAKLRELSQAGINRLSIGLQSFYEPHLRMMNRAHTAEESTTAVRRAQDAGFENISIDLIYGVPAPGHHIWEADLANAFALGVPHVSAYALTIEPGTAFGHRLQKGTFKPAPDEFVATQFEMLLAAMRGHGYTQYEISNFCQPGRESRHNANYWRGVPYLGLGPSAHSYDGQNRQFTLANNPQYVAAVLERGEVPVTLDQLTATDRANEYLLTTLRTARGCDLAHLRTHHGLDLPATRATYLAELQASGWATIQNEVLTLTDAGKLLADHITLELFQTTTTD